Within the Halorhabdus rudnickae genome, the region GCGGCTACATCGGGCGTCGTATCCGGGCGTAATAGTCGGATCGTATCGAAGGAATCCTCACCGGGGCTACGTGGCAATGAGGGATAGATTACCCATCCCGTTGGCTTGAGCAGTGTACAACGTCTCATCCCAGCGCTCTGGAACCTCCTGGCGACAGGTTACTGACGAGATTGCTGTGGACGTGACCGTTGGACTTGGCTTATCACCTGCCGTCGTGGTTTCTTTCCCCGCCAGCAGCGTTGCTGCCACTGAAAGACGCTTTCAGGTTTATAAACGGTCTCATCTTTCCGTTGTATCAAATGCAGTTCACCGTCCGTGAGACCCAGATCACGGTTACCCCGCTGATCCTGCTTGCGATCGCTCTCGGAGGTGGCGTGGCAGGCTACGCCGGATACGATTATATCCAGCAATCGAACGCTGTTGACGATGCCATTGCCGTCGAAACGACCGTTACCGACACAGAAATCAGTAAGTCCGCTGGCCAGGGAATCTCCTATCGCGTCAGTGTCAGGCACACCTACCAATATCGAGGTGCCGAGTATACGAGCGAACAGGTGTTCCCGGGATCGATCAGCCCGATGTACTTCGCTCGGAGTGACGCCGAACGCGTCATCGAACCATACGAAGCCAATGAAACGACGACTGCTTACGTCGATCCCAGCTCCCCGAGTGTTGCTTTTCTCGAGCGGGAGACGACGCTCGCTCCGTTCACGTTCGTGGGCTTCGGTGGTCTCGTGGTCGTTTTGACAATGCTTCATGCCGCCGGTGCGCCCAATCCCGGCCAGAACACGGAGTTGCGCCCGGAACGCGAATTCGAGCCGACGCGGGACGAGACGCTATTCGGGATCAACCGTGACACCGTCAACCGACTCAGCAAGCGCTTCATGATTATTGCACCGGTGGTGCTCATTCTTTCGCTGATCGCGATGGTAGCGTTCCTCTACACAGCGGAGTCGTCGTCGATGCAAGCTAGTTTGACGGACCCGATCGTGCTCACGGTGCTGACGGCATTCGTCGCTGGGATCGCGTTGGTCGGTGCACTCGTGCTTTATGGATTCTGGTCGTTCACCGAGTACCGTCGACTCCGTGAGCGGATCCCGGAGCCGCGGCCGCCGAGTCCGCTCCGACATCCGTCACGACTCGTCACGATCCTCTACACTAACGACGAACTGGACACCTACGGTCGACGGGTGAAACTGACTGGCTTCGCGTTTACCGTGGCCGTATTCCTTCTCGGGGTGTTCGTCTCTATCTTCGTCACAGCAGCATGATATTTACTGCGGCGAACGGTGGGGTAGCTATCGATACCCCAAAACGAACCGTTCTCGTTCGAGGACTCGAAGACAGGAACACCCTTAACAGGCCGCCACTCGGTGATTCAAAACGATGGACGACGGGTTCGAGCACGCACCGATCGGCATTCTCGAAGTGACTCCGGAAGGGGTTGTTCTCGGCGGTAACGCCGCCGCTGGGAGCGTTCTCGGGATGGATCCTGACGCCATCGCTGGCGAGCCGATCGACGCCTTCTTTCCAATATCTGTCGAGAGTCGCGTTCCCCGGGCGTTCGAGACTCCACCGGACGCGGAGCTGTCTTTCGAGGAGTACTATCCCGACCTGGAACGGTGGCTCGCGGTCGATATTGTCCCCTCTGACGGGACTGTTTACGTCTACCTTCGGGACGAAACCGACGACCACCAGCGCGACCAGCAACTGGAATCGCTTCGATCTGACCTCCGCCGGCTGACGATCGGAAACGAACTCATCGCGGACGTACTCGGCGACCTCGTTGAGGCTTCAACGCGGGAGGAAATCGCGGAAACCATTTGCCGACAACTGGGCGAAACCGACATCTACGAGTTCGCCTGGGTCGGCGAGCGCGCGGTGGGGTCCGAAGAGATCACTCTTCGGGCCGCCGCCGGGACGACCGGGCGGACGCTCGACCGGATCGAAGACGCGCTCGACAGCGACGTGGCCCTGCCCGAACTGCGTGCGATCGAGCGTGGCGAGCCGACGATTGTGCAGTCACTCAGTGAGGAAGAATCCGTCCCCGAAGCAATCCGTCGGGCGGCCTTCGCCGACGGACTGGGGTCGTTGCTTGCCGTCCCGCTGACCTACGGGTCGAGTGTCTACGGCGTCGTCGGCGTCTATGCAGCCGATTGCAAGGCCTTCTCCGAGCGCGAACGAGAGAGTTTCGGCACCGTCGGGGAGATGGCCGGGTTCGCCATCAACGCGACTCGCAACCGCTCGTTACTGTCTGCCGATCGGGTTGTCGAACTCACGCTCCGGCTGTCCGATCCCGCCGCGCCGTTCGTCGCGACGGGAGCCGAAACCGACACTCGAATTGACATGAAAGGCGTGATTCCGCAGGGTAAAGAGCTTCTCTGTTACGTCGACGCTGAAACTGGCGAGCAGTCTCCGGACGAGATTGCAGCCACGCTTGCGGACCACCAGGCGATAGTCGAGACGCGAACGGTTGCCGAGTACGACGGCGGCGGGTCGATCGAAGTCCGTCAGCGTGCCGAAACGCCACTCGGGCAACTCCTCAGTCAGGGCGGGATAGTTCGATCGGCCACGTTCGGTCCAGACGAGGATCGGGTCGTCATCGAACTGCCGCCCTCAGAGGACGTCCGCCGGATCGCTGATGCGATCACACGCCAGTACGACGCCGAAGTGCTCGCGAAGCGCGAACGAAAGCGGGACGAGCGCACGACTGGAGAAGTCCGGGACGAGCTGACCGACCGGCTGACCGACCGACAGCAAGAGGCCCTTCGAACAGCCTTCTACGCTGATTACTTCGAATCGCCACGAGAGAGTTCTGCAGCGGAGGTCGCCGACGCCCTGGGGATCACCGGCCCAACGCTGCTTCACCACCTCCGGGCCGGACAGCGAAAGCTCCTGGCAGAACTCTTCGAGGCGACGGTTCGACGGGTCGATCCGGGCCGGTCGTCGGACGGCGCCTGACTCTCTCAGCGGCCCCTCACGTGGCTCAGGCGTGTTCCTCGTACGGCTGGACGACGACGAAACCGCCGGGATCGGCGAACTCCATTTGGAAGCGCTCGCCGGACTCCTGGCCGATCATGTCCGAGACGTTCGTGTTGACCTCGACGTCCGGCGTCGTCGCGCTCCAGGCGACTGTCGCGCCCGGATCGGTCGTGACGGGTGGCTCCATCACGACCGGATCCCCGTGGGTTGTTAGGGCGACGTGGCCCGGACCTTCGAGCGCCACGTTGGTGAAGCCGCCGGCGAAGGCCCCGGCAAGGCTGTCGATCTCGGTGATTTCGTAGGACAACCCCGACTCGAAGGCCAAGACGTCCTCGCCGTTGACAGTGATCGACTCCCCGTCGCCGAGTCGGAGGATCTGGACTTCCTTCTCCTGGTCGGCGAGATAGAGGTTCCCGGATCCCTCGACGCGCATGATCGGTGTGCCCTCGCCAGTTGCGGCCTCCTTGATGAATCCTGTGATGCCGCCTTCGGGGCTCGCCTGGCCGGTGAACGAGAGGTCGCCGGTATAGGCGATCATCGACCCGGCTTTCGCCAGCAACGACCCGTCAACTGCGATGTCGAGCGTGTATCTGTTCTCCAGACCGAACGCGTCGTCGGTCTCCGTCGGTGCGTGTTCGGTGGTGAATTCGTCTACGTTCATAGTGTCACGGAGTCACGCAAACAGACTCCGGAATCAAATCCGAGCCAAGGACAGAAGAACCGCCAGACAGTGTTTCCAAGCGAGAAATCCGATTGGCGGGGAGATCAACGGGCTTCAATCCCAGTGATCTCGAAGCGAGCGCCCCCGCTTGCGGTGTCAGTGATTTCCACCGACCAGCCGTGCAGATCGACGATCCGGGCGACGATCGACAGGCCGAGCCCCGTCCCGTGATTGTCGGTGCTGAATCCGGGATCGAAGACCCGATCTCGCTGTTCCGGCGGAATTCCGCGCCCATCGTCGGCAACGTAGAAGCCCGTTGTTTCCTCGAGCGGACCGACAGTGACGGTCACGCCGGACCCACCGTGCTCGACGGCATTCCGGAAGAGATTCTCGAAGAGCCGTCCCAGGCGATCGGGATCACCAACGACAGTGGGCAGCGATTCCTCGATGACGATGGTGGCGGCGTCGGTCTCGACGACGTTCCACGCCGCCTTCGCGGCAGATCCGAGATCGACTACCTCGTCGGGCTGGACCACGTCGGATCCCCTGGCCAGCGTCAGTACGTCCTCGATGATCCGTTCCATCCGATCGTGGGCGTCGGAAACGTGCTCGAAGTGTTCTGCCTCGCCGGTTTCCCGAGCGGCCCGCAAGCGAGCTTTGGCGACGTCTAGGGGGTTTCGTAGGTCGTGACTGATCACGCTCGCTACGTGATCGAGTCCGACCTCACTGGGCTCTCGAGCGACCCCGGCCGGAAGGGGATTGAACAGGAGTACCCCACCGACGTCCCCGTCTGACGGGACGACCCGTAGGAGATACTGGTCCCCTGACTTGGCCTCGGAGCCTACCTTTCCAGTTTCGACGATAAGCCGGTCGTCTTCCGTCCCAATTACAGCCCTATTGTTCGTACCCAACACGATCGACAGATCGACCGCCTCGAACACTGTTCTCACTGGTTCACCCGGCGTTATGGACCCGAAAGTCGTCTCGAAGGCCCCATTCACCGCTTCAACCACCGGGGTTCCGGTGTCGATCTCAAAGCAACAGACCGGATCGGGCCACTGATCAATGGGGAACGGCTCCATCGTCGTGTTGTCCTCAGTCATGACTCGTGCACTCCTGGCTTTGGCCCCGTAGTACTTCGGTCGAACACGGGCTTGCGTCCGTCATCTGGTCCTGATAGTCTCTGTTTGTCTTATCCAACTAAAGTCCTGAAGGCTAGTAATACAGATGCCACGGTCGGGAATGAACGCCTCGGTCGAGTCAGGATACCTAGCCCGGACAGTCAGGATCCCAACGCACAACTGTTCATACGTGAAGAAAAGACGATCACGATCGACACGGCAGCCCTCGCCACCCGATGGGGCTACCGATCGCAACCGTGGAAACGGATGCGAGCCGGACACAGTCTCGAGCGGGACACTACTCGCGTTGCTCGGGGACGAGTACGTCCGCGAGCTGCTGACGCTGTTGGTTGAGCGGCCACAAACGGGCCGGGAACTGGCGGCGACGACCGAGATGTCTCGTCCGACGATTTACCGACGGCTCGAACGGCTCCGCGAGCACGGACTCGTCCGGACGGAGATGCAGATTGATCTTGACGGCCACCACCGAAAGCGCTTCCACCCCACTGTCGGCAGGCTTGACTTCGAGGTCGGTCCCGACGGGATCGACGCGAGTGCGGAAAACACGGCCGACGATCGATCCTGACGATATCTCTGTCGGCGTTCGGTACGTCACGCTGTCGTCGCGTTCATTGGCAGGTCGAATTCGACACAGTCAGCGCTGTAATCTGACCACAGTCTTTTCGTCCTGTTGACTCGTCTCGACGAGTCCGTCCTCGGACAGATCTTTGAGGAGACTCCGCAGCCACTCGCGGCCGTACTCGCCCGCCGGCGCGTAGTCAACCCGGACTTTCGGCCCGAGATCATCAACAGCTAGGCGATCGTGTTCTTTGAGCGCGCCGATCACGCGCCCTCGCATCTGTCGGCGACTCCCCTCGAAACTCGGCTGAGTCGGCACGTCGGGTGCCGTGAAGTCACCGGTCTGGTAGGCGTCACACCACTCGCGCCAGGGGCACCCTGCCTCGTCACACGCGGGCGTCTTCTCGCAGGCCACGCCGCCGAGCTCCATGATCGCGTTGTTCCAGACTCTCGACTCTCCGCCGGGCATGAGCGTCGTCGCCGCGTCTTCGAACGCCGCGTCCTCGTCGGGGATCGAAAATGCTCGATACAACACGCGCTTGACGTTGGTGTCCACGACCGCGTCGCCGTTGTTGAACGCGAAACTCGCGACCGCGTTGGCGGTGTAGGGACCGACGCCCATGAGCTCGGACAGTTCCTCCGACGATTCGGGAAACTCGCCGTCGTACTCCTCGCAGACCTGGTTCGCAGCCTCGTGGAGGTATTTCGCGCGGTTGTTGTACCCGAGGCTGTGTGCCGACCAGAAGGCGACCACGTCGGCCCGGTCCGCACTCGCCAGGTCGGCGACCGTCGGCCATCGATCGAGGAAGTCCGCCCAGGCGTCGACGACGCGATCGAGCTGAGTTTGCTGGCTCATCACTTCCGAGACGAGGATCGCGTAGGGATCGTCGGTCTCCCGCCAGGGATATTCGCGGTGATCGGCTTCGTACCACTCGATCAGGGCCGCTCTGATCGCGTCGCGATTCTCGGGAAAGTCGACGGCGGGCTCGCTCATCGTCGCGGCGTAGGCCGGTCGGCAGTTTACCTCTGGCGTCCCCGGCAGCGATCAACGTGGTTCCCATCGTGGCCGTCGAACGTCCGGACGTTCCACGGTCAGCCCCGAGCCGAAAGGAGTTTGCGCCCCGGTCGTCAGCTTTCGGTATGGGACTCGACGCACTTTCCGAGGACGTGTCCGAGTCGTACGGTGCACTCGGCGAGGAACTGGCGGTGTCTCTCGACCGGGAGACACGAAACGAACTCGCGATGCTTGAGGCGGCACTCGACCCGGAGACAACGGACGAACTCCTCCGGCGCGCGGTCCACATGCTCTTTCAGAGTACGGTCGAAACGGGGTCGCTCGACTTTCATCTCAGAAACGAGTATGACGTCACCTACGACGAATACCTCTCGGGGATGACGTTCGACGAGATGACCGGTGGCGGATACCAGACCGGGAGCGGTGATCCCGACGATCGACGCTACCAGTTCTGACTGCTCGCAAAAGCCGGTACTAGAGGTCGACGTACTGTTCTTCCCAGTCGCGACGCGCCTCGATCTCGCGACGCCCGCGCCGAGTCAGGCTGTAGTAGTTCGTCCGTCGGTCGCGCTGCCCCTTCTCGACCAGTCCCTTGTCGACGAGCGTATCCAGATTCGGATAGAGACGGCCGTGATGGATCTCTTTCTCGTAGTAGTTCTCGAGTTCTTCTTTGATCGCGAGGCCGTGCGGTTCCTCCTCGCCGGCGATGACATATAGGAGGTCTCGCTGAAATCCTGTCAGGTCGTACATCGGTAATGTCCATATAGAGGTTATTATCCAAATATCTTAAACATGTCGACTCGGATCGGTATTGGGCTGTCGAGTCGTGCGCTGAAACGCGCCAACGAAAGTCCGGAAAGGTAATCGGTTTGAGGATGATCGGTGGGTGTTCGTGAGATGGTACGTCGATTCGTTGATGCCCGACCGAGAGTGGTAATTCCCGACTGCGGAGAGTGTTTGCCGACGTATCAGGTTGGGCTTCGGCGGTCGTCGGTCTCACGCGTCAGATCGGACCGGACTGACTGTACCGTCACTCCGCCGGCTGTCGGCAATGTGTCTGCAGGTACGTAGTTAGCCATCGAAAGAGTGGAAAGCGGCCACGCGGGGAAAAGCCCGCGTGGGCGCTTGCCGCCCTGAATTGGTCCCCGCTGACGCTTCGGCCCTCCAAGCGAAGCGTCATCAGAACATCGAAGGTGGTTTCACTTAAACCTACCGGCCTCTATCCTTTTTTCTGGTCTAGAAGTCAATCGGACTAACTGTATCTGCT harbors:
- a CDS encoding DUF3592 domain-containing protein, which produces MQFTVRETQITVTPLILLAIALGGGVAGYAGYDYIQQSNAVDDAIAVETTVTDTEISKSAGQGISYRVSVRHTYQYRGAEYTSEQVFPGSISPMYFARSDAERVIEPYEANETTTAYVDPSSPSVAFLERETTLAPFTFVGFGGLVVVLTMLHAAGAPNPGQNTELRPEREFEPTRDETLFGINRDTVNRLSKRFMIIAPVVLILSLIAMVAFLYTAESSSMQASLTDPIVLTVLTAFVAGIALVGALVLYGFWSFTEYRRLRERIPEPRPPSPLRHPSRLVTILYTNDELDTYGRRVKLTGFAFTVAVFLLGVFVSIFVTAA
- a CDS encoding bacterio-opsin activator domain-containing protein; translation: MDDGFEHAPIGILEVTPEGVVLGGNAAAGSVLGMDPDAIAGEPIDAFFPISVESRVPRAFETPPDAELSFEEYYPDLERWLAVDIVPSDGTVYVYLRDETDDHQRDQQLESLRSDLRRLTIGNELIADVLGDLVEASTREEIAETICRQLGETDIYEFAWVGERAVGSEEITLRAAAGTTGRTLDRIEDALDSDVALPELRAIERGEPTIVQSLSEEESVPEAIRRAAFADGLGSLLAVPLTYGSSVYGVVGVYAADCKAFSERERESFGTVGEMAGFAINATRNRSLLSADRVVELTLRLSDPAAPFVATGAETDTRIDMKGVIPQGKELLCYVDAETGEQSPDEIAATLADHQAIVETRTVAEYDGGGSIEVRQRAETPLGQLLSQGGIVRSATFGPDEDRVVIELPPSEDVRRIADAITRQYDAEVLAKRERKRDERTTGEVRDELTDRLTDRQQEALRTAFYADYFESPRESSAAEVADALGITGPTLLHHLRAGQRKLLAELFEATVRRVDPGRSSDGA
- a CDS encoding AIM24 family protein, translated to MNVDEFTTEHAPTETDDAFGLENRYTLDIAVDGSLLAKAGSMIAYTGDLSFTGQASPEGGITGFIKEAATGEGTPIMRVEGSGNLYLADQEKEVQILRLGDGESITVNGEDVLAFESGLSYEITEIDSLAGAFAGGFTNVALEGPGHVALTTHGDPVVMEPPVTTDPGATVAWSATTPDVEVNTNVSDMIGQESGERFQMEFADPGGFVVVQPYEEHA
- a CDS encoding sensor histidine kinase, yielding MTEDNTTMEPFPIDQWPDPVCCFEIDTGTPVVEAVNGAFETTFGSITPGEPVRTVFEAVDLSIVLGTNNRAVIGTEDDRLIVETGKVGSEAKSGDQYLLRVVPSDGDVGGVLLFNPLPAGVAREPSEVGLDHVASVISHDLRNPLDVAKARLRAARETGEAEHFEHVSDAHDRMERIIEDVLTLARGSDVVQPDEVVDLGSAAKAAWNVVETDAATIVIEESLPTVVGDPDRLGRLFENLFRNAVEHGGSGVTVTVGPLEETTGFYVADDGRGIPPEQRDRVFDPGFSTDNHGTGLGLSIVARIVDLHGWSVEITDTASGGARFEITGIEAR
- a CDS encoding ArsR/SmtB family transcription factor, with amino-acid sequence MKKRRSRSTRQPSPPDGATDRNRGNGCEPDTVSSGTLLALLGDEYVRELLTLLVERPQTGRELAATTEMSRPTIYRRLERLREHGLVRTEMQIDLDGHHRKRFHPTVGRLDFEVGPDGIDASAENTADDRS
- a CDS encoding A/G-specific adenine glycosylase, with the protein product MSEPAVDFPENRDAIRAALIEWYEADHREYPWRETDDPYAILVSEVMSQQTQLDRVVDAWADFLDRWPTVADLASADRADVVAFWSAHSLGYNNRAKYLHEAANQVCEEYDGEFPESSEELSELMGVGPYTANAVASFAFNNGDAVVDTNVKRVLYRAFSIPDEDAAFEDAATTLMPGGESRVWNNAIMELGGVACEKTPACDEAGCPWREWCDAYQTGDFTAPDVPTQPSFEGSRRQMRGRVIGALKEHDRLAVDDLGPKVRVDYAPAGEYGREWLRSLLKDLSEDGLVETSQQDEKTVVRLQR
- a CDS encoding PadR family transcriptional regulator — protein: MYDLTGFQRDLLYVIAGEEEPHGLAIKEELENYYEKEIHHGRLYPNLDTLVDKGLVEKGQRDRRTNYYSLTRRGRREIEARRDWEEQYVDL